From the Bacteroidia bacterium genome, one window contains:
- the rpsK gene encoding 30S ribosomal protein S11, with the protein MAKKTTKTAAKKRKVNVEPVGKVFIQATFNNIIISITNSSGQVISWSSAGKNGFRGSKKNTPYAAQVAATECAKVAHSLGMRKAEVFVRGPGSGREAAIRTVNNEGIEVTAIHDLTPIPHNGCRPPKRRRV; encoded by the coding sequence ATGGCAAAGAAAACGACAAAGACAGCCGCCAAAAAGAGAAAGGTAAATGTAGAGCCAGTAGGAAAGGTATTCATTCAGGCTACTTTTAATAATATTATTATCTCAATAACCAATTCTTCAGGCCAGGTTATCTCATGGTCTTCAGCAGGTAAGAATGGGTTTCGTGGCTCCAAGAAGAACACTCCTTATGCTGCGCAGGTAGCGGCTACTGAATGTGCTAAGGTGGCGCATAGTCTTGGAATGAGAAAGGCAGAAGTATTTGTAAGAGGACCTGGCTCAGGACGCGAAGCAGCAATCAGAACCGTCAATAATGAGGGTATTGAAGTTACTGCCATCCATGACCTGACGCCCATTCCTCATAATGGCTGCCGGCCTCCAAAAAGAAGAAGGGTCTAA
- the rplO gene encoding 50S ribosomal protein L15 encodes MDLSNLKPAAGSVKKRKRIGRGQGSGHGGTSTRGHKGAQSRSGYSSKAGFEGGQMPLQRRVPKFGFKNINRVEYVPVNLDILQGLADEHKITSFDFDTFKKHGLVSKREKIKVLGRGELSAKIQVKAHKFSKTAKSAIEDKGGEAINI; translated from the coding sequence ATGGATTTAAGTAATTTGAAACCGGCAGCAGGTTCTGTCAAGAAAAGAAAAAGGATTGGCCGGGGCCAGGGTTCGGGTCATGGTGGAACTTCTACCAGAGGCCATAAGGGAGCGCAATCAAGATCGGGTTATTCTAGCAAAGCCGGTTTTGAAGGAGGCCAGATGCCGTTACAACGGAGGGTACCTAAATTCGGCTTTAAGAATATCAACCGTGTGGAATATGTTCCGGTGAACCTGGATATACTTCAGGGACTGGCAGATGAGCATAAGATCACCTCATTTGATTTTGATACATTTAAGAAACACGGATTGGTTTCTAAAAGAGAAAAAATTAAAGTTTTGGGCCGGGGAGAGCTATCCGCTAAGATCCAGGTGAAAGCCCATAAATTTTCAAAAACTGCTAAGTCGGCAATCGAAGATAAAGGCGGAGAAGCCATTAATATTTAA
- the rpmD gene encoding 50S ribosomal protein L30 — MAKIKVTQIKSIIDRPENQKKTIEALGLRRINHSVQHEDTPQIKGMIRKVLHLVKVEEA; from the coding sequence ATGGCAAAGATTAAAGTTACTCAGATTAAAAGCATTATAGACAGACCTGAGAATCAGAAAAAGACAATTGAGGCTCTGGGATTAAGACGAATTAATCATTCAGTGCAACATGAGGATACACCCCAGATAAAAGGAATGATCCGAAAGGTATTACATCTTGTAAAAGTTGAAGAAGCATAA
- the rpsH gene encoding 30S ribosomal protein S8: protein MIDPIADFLTRIRNSIKAKKRVVDIPSSGLKKELTKILYEQGYILNYKFEDKNGPQGMIKIALKYDSATGTSSIKNLKRISRSGLRQYKGADDLPRVINGLGIAIISTSHGVMTDKQARKENVGGEVLCYVY, encoded by the coding sequence ATGATAGATCCAATTGCAGATTTTCTGACCCGTATCAGGAATTCAATTAAAGCTAAGAAACGCGTGGTTGATATTCCTTCTTCCGGTTTGAAGAAGGAATTGACCAAAATTTTATACGAACAGGGCTATATTCTCAATTATAAATTTGAGGATAAAAACGGCCCTCAGGGAATGATTAAGATTGCGCTGAAATATGATAGTGCAACTGGTACGTCTTCTATTAAAAATCTAAAACGGATTAGCCGTTCAGGTTTGAGACAATACAAGGGAGCAGATGACTTGCCACGGGTAATCAACGGATTGGGAATTGCCATTATTTCTACCTCCCACGGAGTGATGACTGATAAGCAAGCGCGTAAAGAGAATGTAGGTGGAGAAGTCCTCTGCTACGTTTACTAA
- the rpsM gene encoding 30S ribosomal protein S13 produces the protein MARIAGIDLPKEKRGIIGLTYIYGIGPTSAQKVLEKSGVDFNKKVKDWDDEELANIRKNLSENFKTEGELRAEVQTNIKRLMDIGSYRGLRHRKGLPVRGQKTQTNARTRKGRKKTVAGKKKAVKK, from the coding sequence ATGGCGAGAATTGCCGGTATAGACCTGCCAAAAGAGAAGAGAGGTATTATTGGTCTCACTTATATTTACGGAATTGGTCCTACATCCGCTCAGAAGGTCTTGGAAAAGTCTGGAGTAGACTTTAACAAAAAAGTGAAAGACTGGGATGATGAAGAATTGGCCAACATTCGTAAAAATCTCAGTGAAAACTTTAAAACTGAAGGTGAACTGCGGGCTGAAGTCCAAACCAATATTAAACGACTGATGGATATTGGTAGTTATAGGGGGCTGCGCCACCGGAAGGGATTACCGGTAAGAGGTCAAAAAACACAAACCAATGCCCGAACTCGAAAGGGAAGAAAGAAAACGGTGGCTGGTAAAAAGAAAGCGGTTAAAAAGTAA
- the eno gene encoding phosphopyruvate hydratase, with protein MSTILNIGARQILDSRGNPTVEVDVITTNGVLGRAAVPSGASTGRYEAVELRDGKKDYYGGKSVMKALKNIEEKLAPELIGHSVFEQAAIDRAMIDIDGSSNKAKMGANAILGISLAVARAAAEESGMPLFRYLGGVGASLMPIPMMNILNGGKHADNKIDFQEFMIMPIKADNFYHALRMGTEVFHQLKKELQNKGYTTNVGDEGGFAPGIESNEEAIEFVLKAIEKAGYKPGEDIFIALDAAATEMVDRKKYKFYKSSQQKLSSEEMIEYWERWVNKYPIASIEDALGEDDWEGWRKLTERIGSKVQLVGDDLFVTNTERLQRGLDEKSANSILIKLNQIGTLTETIDAVNLASRHSFSPVISHRSGETEDTFIADLAVALNCGQIKTGSASRTDRVAKYNQLLRIEETLGDEARYYGKSFSFLRK; from the coding sequence ATGAGCACAATTTTAAATATAGGTGCACGGCAAATTCTTGATTCAAGAGGAAACCCGACAGTGGAGGTGGACGTAATAACTACTAACGGTGTTTTAGGGCGCGCGGCTGTACCTTCCGGAGCATCTACGGGACGATATGAAGCTGTGGAATTGCGTGATGGCAAAAAGGACTACTATGGTGGCAAAAGCGTAATGAAGGCGCTCAAGAATATTGAGGAAAAACTGGCTCCTGAGTTAATCGGTCATTCAGTGTTTGAGCAGGCCGCAATTGACCGGGCTATGATAGATATTGACGGGAGCAGCAATAAAGCGAAGATGGGGGCCAATGCCATCCTCGGTATTTCACTCGCTGTAGCGCGGGCTGCTGCTGAAGAAAGTGGAATGCCGCTATTTCGTTACCTGGGCGGAGTTGGCGCGAGCCTGATGCCAATCCCCATGATGAACATTCTGAATGGCGGCAAGCACGCTGACAATAAAATTGATTTTCAGGAATTTATGATCATGCCGATAAAGGCTGACAATTTTTACCATGCCCTACGCATGGGAACGGAGGTTTTTCACCAACTTAAAAAAGAGCTGCAAAATAAAGGATACACCACCAATGTAGGCGATGAAGGAGGATTTGCGCCTGGCATCGAAAGCAATGAAGAAGCGATTGAGTTTGTATTGAAGGCGATTGAAAAAGCTGGATATAAGCCTGGAGAGGATATATTTATTGCATTGGACGCAGCCGCCACGGAAATGGTGGATCGAAAAAAATATAAATTCTACAAGAGTAGCCAGCAAAAGCTCTCCAGTGAAGAGATGATTGAGTATTGGGAACGCTGGGTGAATAAGTATCCGATTGCTTCCATTGAGGATGCCCTGGGCGAGGACGATTGGGAAGGCTGGCGTAAACTCACAGAGCGGATTGGCAGTAAGGTGCAGTTGGTGGGCGATGATCTTTTCGTGACAAATACTGAGCGCCTGCAACGGGGCCTGGATGAAAAATCAGCAAACTCCATACTTATTAAACTGAACCAGATAGGTACGCTCACCGAAACGATAGATGCCGTTAATCTGGCCAGCCGGCATTCCTTTAGCCCGGTGATCAGCCATCGAAGTGGCGAAACAGAGGACACATTTATAGCCGACCTGGCAGTAGCCTTGAATTGCGGACAGATAAAAACCGGCTCTGCCTCACGTACAGACCGTGTTGCAAAATACAACCAGCTTTTGCGCATTGAGGAAACGTTAGGGGACGAAGCGCGTTATTATGGCAAAAGCTTCTCATTTTTGCGAAAGTAA
- the rpsD gene encoding 30S ribosomal protein S4, producing the protein MARYTGPTSKIARKFREPIFGHDSALERKPYPPGQHGQSRRRSKSSEYSVQLAEKQKAKYTYGLLERQFRNLFEKASHKKGITGENLLKFLEARLDNTVFRFGIAKSRAAARQLVSHKHITVNGQIVNIPSFQLRPGDIVAVREKSKSLEAIDESLQGRHKNFQWLEWDGAAKQGKFMDYPEREAIPENIKEQLIVELYSK; encoded by the coding sequence ATGGCAAGATATACCGGCCCAACTTCCAAAATAGCCAGAAAATTTCGTGAACCGATTTTTGGTCACGACAGTGCTTTGGAAAGAAAACCTTACCCACCAGGACAGCATGGCCAGTCCAGGAGGCGTTCCAAGTCTTCTGAATATTCTGTCCAGTTGGCTGAAAAACAAAAGGCTAAGTACACCTATGGCTTGCTGGAACGTCAGTTCCGCAACCTGTTTGAAAAAGCCTCACATAAAAAAGGTATCACAGGTGAGAACCTGTTGAAATTTTTGGAAGCCCGTCTTGACAATACTGTATTTAGATTTGGTATTGCTAAGTCAAGGGCCGCTGCACGACAATTGGTATCTCACAAACATATCACTGTGAATGGCCAGATTGTCAATATCCCTTCATTTCAACTCCGTCCCGGTGACATTGTCGCTGTCAGGGAGAAGTCAAAATCTCTGGAGGCAATAGATGAATCACTGCAAGGACGCCATAAGAATTTTCAATGGCTAGAGTGGGATGGCGCAGCAAAACAGGGCAAGTTTATGGATTACCCTGAACGGGAAGCAATTCCTGAGAATATCAAAGAACAACTTATTGTTGAGTTGTATTCTAAATAA
- the rplF gene encoding 50S ribosomal protein L6 — translation MSRIGKAPVALPEKVEVNLGSNNEIKVKGPKGELIRKFDPDMKFRLEDGTLHVERPTEQKRHKAIHGLTRALIANMVHGVSEGYEIKQELVGVGYKASNTGQLLELSVGYSHDILFQLPDEVKVVTETQKGKSPTIILQSIDKELIGQVAAKIRSFRKPEPYKGKGIRFAGEQIRRKAGKTAGK, via the coding sequence ATGTCAAGAATAGGTAAGGCACCCGTAGCACTTCCCGAGAAGGTGGAAGTAAATCTGGGTTCAAACAACGAGATTAAAGTAAAGGGTCCAAAAGGCGAACTCATTCGTAAGTTTGACCCCGATATGAAGTTCCGGCTTGAAGACGGTACGCTGCATGTAGAGCGGCCTACTGAGCAGAAGAGACATAAGGCAATTCACGGACTTACGCGGGCGCTCATTGCGAATATGGTACATGGCGTTTCAGAGGGTTATGAAATAAAGCAGGAACTGGTAGGTGTGGGCTATAAAGCCTCCAATACCGGCCAGTTGCTTGAATTATCTGTGGGTTATTCGCATGATATATTATTTCAGCTTCCGGATGAAGTAAAAGTAGTTACCGAGACGCAAAAGGGAAAAAGTCCCACTATTATACTCCAAAGTATTGATAAGGAGTTGATTGGCCAGGTGGCTGCTAAAATCCGTTCATTCCGTAAACCTGAGCCTTACAAAGGAAAAGGGATTCGCTTTGCAGGCGAGCAGATTCGCAGAAAGGCTGGAAAAACGGCTGGTAAATAA
- the rplQ gene encoding 50S ribosomal protein L17, whose protein sequence is MRHGRKVNHLGRKSQHRKAMLSNMASSLIRHKRITTTVAKAKALRVYVEPLLTKGKENTTHNRRIVFSYLQDKHSVTELFDEIGAKIADRPGGYTRIIKLGNRLGDNAEMAMMELVDYNETMLAEKASGGRKKRRRRGGKKSSGEAGAETTPLTEKKEETTVSAAEPKGETAESPVTEAEKNEADEHPTSAEATEKEKKDADKEDNKKE, encoded by the coding sequence ATGAGACACGGGAGGAAAGTAAATCACCTTGGGCGTAAATCGCAGCACCGGAAAGCTATGCTCTCCAACATGGCGAGTTCGCTCATCCGGCACAAACGCATTACTACCACGGTAGCGAAAGCAAAGGCATTGCGCGTATATGTGGAGCCGCTGCTCACCAAAGGAAAGGAAAATACAACCCATAACCGGAGAATCGTCTTTAGCTATTTGCAGGACAAACATTCTGTAACGGAGCTTTTTGATGAAATAGGAGCGAAAATAGCGGACCGGCCGGGAGGGTATACAAGAATTATAAAACTTGGAAACAGGTTGGGCGACAATGCGGAAATGGCAATGATGGAGCTGGTGGATTACAATGAAACAATGCTGGCTGAAAAAGCAAGTGGCGGTCGCAAGAAGCGCAGAAGAAGAGGTGGAAAGAAATCATCAGGTGAAGCCGGAGCTGAAACTACTCCATTGACTGAAAAGAAAGAGGAGACGACCGTTTCAGCCGCAGAGCCGAAAGGAGAGACTGCAGAAAGTCCGGTAACTGAAGCTGAGAAGAATGAAGCAGATGAGCATCCAACATCTGCCGAAGCTACAGAGAAAGAAAAAAAGGATGCTGATAAGGAGGATAATAAAAAGGAATAA
- the secY gene encoding preprotein translocase subunit SecY: MKGFIETIKNIFKIEELRVRILYTLGFILIYRLGSFIVLPGVDPAALQRYTSQAQEGLLGMINMFAGGAFSRASIFALGIMPYISASIIIQLLGIAVPYFQKLQKEGQSGRNKINQITRVLTIAITAVQAVSYLINLQSQVPESAFIYNFTGFSYFMFMLTNTIILVTGTMFVMWLGEKITDRGIGNGISLIIMIGIIANLPRALLAEFEQRLAQAGGGLVIFLVEIVALLLVILATVLLVQGTRRIPVQYVKRVAGSRQFGGVRQYIPLKVNASGVMPIIFAQALMFLPATFAAFFEDSDMWRGIGAAFTDFTSVPYNIVFGILIILFTFFYTAVTVNSNQIADDLKRNGGFVPGVKPGKATADFIDTIMSRITLPGSFFLALVAIFPAIAASIGVNTQFSHFFGGTSLLIMVAVILDTLQQIESHLLMRHYDGLMKTGRLKGRTSLGASV, encoded by the coding sequence ATGAAGGGATTTATTGAGACCATTAAGAATATCTTCAAAATAGAAGAGCTAAGGGTTAGAATCCTTTATACACTCGGTTTTATTTTAATATATCGGTTAGGATCCTTTATTGTATTGCCGGGCGTAGACCCTGCTGCATTGCAGCGTTACACGAGCCAGGCACAGGAAGGTCTGTTAGGAATGATTAACATGTTTGCAGGGGGTGCCTTTTCAAGGGCATCCATTTTTGCGTTGGGAATCATGCCCTACATTTCAGCTTCCATCATCATTCAGCTTTTGGGAATCGCAGTTCCTTATTTCCAGAAATTGCAGAAGGAAGGCCAGTCTGGTCGTAATAAAATAAACCAGATCACCCGTGTGCTGACAATTGCAATTACCGCTGTGCAGGCCGTTAGTTACCTTATCAATCTTCAGAGTCAGGTTCCGGAATCGGCATTTATCTACAACTTCACCGGGTTTTCTTATTTCATGTTCATGTTGACCAATACCATTATACTGGTAACGGGAACTATGTTCGTGATGTGGCTTGGTGAAAAAATTACGGATCGCGGTATTGGAAATGGTATTTCATTGATCATAATGATCGGAATTATTGCTAATCTGCCGAGAGCGCTGCTTGCTGAGTTTGAACAGCGTCTTGCTCAGGCCGGTGGTGGTTTGGTGATCTTTCTGGTGGAGATCGTAGCATTGCTTCTTGTGATTCTTGCTACAGTGCTGCTGGTTCAGGGAACCCGGAGAATACCCGTGCAATATGTAAAGAGAGTTGCCGGAAGCAGACAGTTTGGAGGGGTAAGACAGTATATTCCCCTAAAGGTCAATGCTTCAGGGGTGATGCCAATTATCTTTGCTCAGGCATTGATGTTTTTACCGGCAACCTTTGCCGCCTTCTTTGAAGATTCTGATATGTGGCGGGGAATAGGAGCAGCATTCACTGATTTTACTTCCGTGCCTTATAATATCGTGTTTGGGATATTGATCATTCTTTTCACATTCTTCTATACTGCGGTTACAGTGAATTCTAACCAGATAGCGGATGACTTGAAGCGGAATGGGGGATTCGTCCCCGGGGTGAAACCGGGGAAAGCCACTGCTGATTTCATAGATACCATCATGAGCCGGATTACATTACCTGGTTCCTTTTTCCTCGCTCTTGTAGCAATTTTTCCTGCTATTGCGGCATCCATTGGAGTGAACACACAGTTCTCTCATTTCTTTGGCGGAACCAGTCTGCTGATCATGGTGGCGGTAATTCTGGATACTTTGCAGCAAATTGAAAGTCACCTTTTGATGCGTCATTATGACGGACTTATGAAAACAGGAAGGTTAAAAGGCCGTACCTCACTTGGAGCATCTGTGTAA
- the rplR gene encoding 50S ribosomal protein L18, with product MNRLEKKISRRDRIKRGIRKKVYGTSERPRLTVYRSNKEIYAQVIDDEQGHTLASASSKEAEVQGQYKGRIEQARMVGKLLATKVKDSNISKVAFDRNGYLYHGRIKALAEGAREGGITI from the coding sequence ATGAACAGGTTAGAAAAGAAAATAAGCAGAAGGGACAGAATTAAGCGGGGAATTCGCAAAAAGGTGTATGGAACATCGGAGCGTCCGCGCCTGACCGTCTACCGAAGTAATAAGGAAATTTATGCCCAGGTAATTGATGACGAACAGGGACATACACTGGCCTCAGCATCTTCAAAAGAAGCCGAGGTACAGGGACAATACAAGGGGCGAATTGAACAAGCCAGGATGGTCGGTAAATTATTGGCCACCAAAGTAAAAGACAGCAATATCTCAAAAGTAGCATTCGACCGGAATGGCTATTTGTATCATGGCCGCATTAAGGCGTTGGCCGAAGGTGCCCGGGAGGGTGGAATTACAATCTGA
- the infA gene encoding translation initiation factor IF-1 → MVKQSTIVQDGVVVEALPNAMFRVELENGHQILAHISGKMRMHYIRILPGDKVKVEMSPYDLSKGRITYRYK, encoded by the coding sequence ATGGTCAAACAGTCAACGATAGTTCAGGATGGAGTAGTCGTTGAAGCATTGCCGAACGCAATGTTCAGAGTTGAACTTGAAAATGGCCATCAAATTCTGGCGCACATATCAGGAAAGATGCGCATGCATTACATTCGAATTCTTCCCGGAGATAAGGTAAAGGTGGAAATGTCGCCTTATGATCTTTCAAAGGGTAGAATAACCTATAGATACAAGTAG
- the ykgO gene encoding type B 50S ribosomal protein L36 — protein sequence MKVRVSVKKRSAECKIVRRKGRVYVINKKNPRFKQRQG from the coding sequence ATGAAAGTTCGAGTTTCAGTTAAGAAAAGAAGTGCCGAATGCAAGATCGTAAGACGCAAAGGCCGTGTGTACGTAATCAATAAGAAAAACCCTCGCTTTAAGCAGCGTCAGGGATAA
- the carA gene encoding glutamine-hydrolyzing carbamoyl-phosphate synthase small subunit, with product MKYLEKKPAVLVLEDGTVYPGKSAGKIGTATGEICFNTGMTGYQEIFTDPSYFGQIMVTTNVHIGNYGVRYEESESEGMKINALVCRNFTNLYSRKQADESIQNYFLANNLVCISEVDTRALVLHIRDKGAMNAIISSEILDIELLKAKLKKVPSMEGLELSSEVSTKEPYFLGNEKSKRKVAVLDLGVKKNILRHLAMRDCYLKIFPAKTSFEEMDKWQPDGYFISNGPGDPAAMDYAIKTVKKILDNDRPMFGICLGHQLFACAMGIPTFKMHNGHRGINHPVKNVVTGKCEITSQNHGFGVVPDAIKLASEVTITHVNLNDQTIEGMHHNSKNAFTVQYHPETSPGPHDSEYLFDQFVSLMQGQKVQEFET from the coding sequence ATGAAATATTTAGAAAAAAAGCCCGCTGTTTTAGTTCTTGAAGATGGAACTGTATATCCGGGAAAATCGGCAGGAAAAATAGGGACCGCTACTGGTGAAATTTGCTTCAACACCGGGATGACGGGATACCAGGAGATTTTTACTGATCCGTCATATTTTGGGCAGATAATGGTCACCACCAATGTACATATCGGGAACTATGGCGTTCGTTATGAGGAAAGCGAATCGGAAGGCATGAAGATAAATGCCCTCGTGTGCAGGAATTTCACAAATCTTTATTCCCGGAAACAAGCTGATGAATCTATCCAGAATTATTTTCTTGCAAATAATCTTGTATGCATTTCCGAAGTAGATACACGTGCCCTTGTATTGCATATTCGCGATAAGGGAGCCATGAATGCCATTATTTCTTCTGAAATTCTGGACATAGAATTATTAAAAGCAAAATTAAAAAAAGTACCCTCAATGGAGGGGCTTGAGCTTTCTTCTGAGGTAAGCACAAAAGAACCCTATTTTTTGGGGAATGAAAAGAGTAAGAGGAAAGTCGCTGTACTCGACCTGGGGGTCAAGAAAAATATTCTTCGACACCTTGCCATGCGCGATTGCTATTTAAAGATATTTCCGGCTAAAACTTCATTTGAAGAAATGGATAAATGGCAACCTGACGGCTACTTCATTTCAAACGGTCCCGGAGATCCCGCGGCCATGGATTATGCTATTAAAACCGTGAAAAAAATACTGGACAATGACAGGCCAATGTTTGGTATTTGCCTCGGCCATCAGCTTTTTGCTTGTGCCATGGGAATACCCACTTTTAAAATGCATAATGGCCACAGGGGCATCAACCATCCGGTGAAAAACGTGGTTACCGGAAAATGTGAGATCACTTCACAAAACCACGGCTTTGGCGTGGTGCCGGACGCAATAAAGCTGGCAAGCGAGGTAACCATCACCCATGTTAATCTTAATGATCAAACAATCGAAGGTATGCACCATAATTCTAAAAATGCTTTCACCGTTCAGTACCATCCTGAAACCTCTCCCGGCCCTCACGATTCTGAATACCTGTTTGACCAGTTCGTATCGTTGATGCAGGGCCAAAAGGTCCAGGAGTTTGAAACCTGA
- the rpsN gene encoding 30S ribosomal protein S14 gives MAKLSVVVRNRKRQKMVDQYAERRKKLKAEGNWEALDKLPRNSSPVRLRNRCALTGRPRAYMRKFGICRIVFRDMAHEGKIPGLKKASW, from the coding sequence ATGGCTAAATTGTCGGTCGTAGTAAGAAACAGGAAGCGCCAGAAAATGGTGGATCAGTATGCTGAACGAAGAAAGAAGTTAAAAGCTGAGGGCAATTGGGAGGCACTGGACAAACTTCCGCGTAATTCCTCGCCAGTACGTTTGAGAAATCGCTGTGCCCTGACTGGCCGGCCAAGAGCATATATGCGGAAATTCGGTATTTGCCGGATTGTCTTTAGGGATATGGCGCATGAAGGGAAGATTCCTGGTTTGAAAAAAGCCAGTTGGTAA
- a CDS encoding DNA-directed RNA polymerase subunit alpha produces MSALTFQKPDKVVMQKASDFLGVFEFSPLEKGYGVTIGNALRRTLLSSLEGYAITAVKINGVDHEFSTITGVIEDVTEFVLNLKQVRCKRITPGDEEEKIFVSISGQNTLKAGDIGKSSSNFQVLNPELVICHMEPSVKLEMELILQKGRGYISAEENKPKEAPIGLIPIDSIFTPIKRVKFNVEMTRVGQATDYERLVMEVSTDGSVHPEEALKQAAKILIQHFMLFSDTNITLDSEMKKEESQVDEKFLHMRKLLKTPLTDLDLSVRAFNCLRAAEIKTLCDLVKYDVADLLKFRNFGKKSLGELEELVRDKNLTFGMEITKYNLDED; encoded by the coding sequence ATGTCAGCATTAACATTTCAAAAGCCTGATAAAGTAGTGATGCAAAAAGCATCAGACTTTTTGGGCGTATTTGAGTTTTCTCCCCTTGAAAAAGGGTATGGCGTAACCATCGGCAACGCCCTCAGAAGAACATTGCTTTCTTCATTAGAGGGATATGCCATCACGGCCGTGAAGATAAATGGCGTAGACCATGAATTTTCTACTATAACTGGCGTAATTGAAGACGTCACTGAATTTGTTCTCAACCTCAAACAGGTGCGGTGTAAACGCATCACACCTGGAGATGAGGAAGAAAAAATATTCGTGTCGATTAGCGGACAGAACACGCTGAAGGCCGGTGATATCGGGAAATCTTCCAGTAATTTTCAGGTACTTAATCCTGAACTCGTGATTTGCCACATGGAGCCTTCAGTAAAGCTGGAAATGGAACTGATCCTGCAAAAAGGACGAGGCTACATTTCAGCAGAAGAGAATAAACCAAAAGAGGCGCCAATAGGGCTGATCCCTATTGATTCTATTTTCACGCCTATTAAAAGAGTTAAGTTCAACGTGGAGATGACACGTGTAGGCCAGGCTACTGACTATGAACGGCTGGTAATGGAAGTCAGCACGGATGGCTCGGTTCATCCTGAAGAAGCGCTAAAGCAGGCAGCCAAGATACTTATCCAGCATTTTATGCTTTTCTCTGATACAAACATTACGCTTGATAGCGAAATGAAAAAAGAGGAAAGTCAGGTAGATGAGAAATTCCTGCACATGCGCAAACTGCTGAAGACCCCACTCACTGATCTGGACCTGTCTGTAAGAGCATTCAACTGTCTTCGTGCAGCCGAGATCAAGACACTATGTGACCTTGTGAAATATGATGTAGCGGATCTGCTGAAGTTCCGCAACTTCGGTAAGAAATCACTTGGGGAGCTTGAGGAACTTGTACGTGATAAGAACCTCACCTTTGGGATGGAGATTACCAAATATAACCTTGACGAAGACTAA
- the rpsE gene encoding 30S ribosomal protein S5 — MDRNVKRIKTSEIELTEKVVSINRVAKVTKGGRTFSFSAMVVVGNGDGIVGYGLGKAREVTEAITKGVNDAKKNLIKVSVNSGTVYHAQEARYGGALVFLKPAAPGTGVIAGGAMRAVLESAGIHDVLAKSKGSSNPHNVVKATVKALTQIRDAYTIANLRGVSLGTVFNG; from the coding sequence ATGGACAGAAACGTAAAGAGAATAAAGACCAGTGAGATTGAACTCACCGAAAAGGTGGTGAGCATTAATCGGGTAGCCAAGGTAACTAAGGGAGGAAGAACATTTAGTTTTTCAGCCATGGTAGTGGTAGGCAATGGAGATGGCATAGTCGGATATGGTTTGGGAAAAGCTCGTGAGGTTACTGAGGCCATTACTAAAGGCGTTAATGATGCTAAGAAAAATCTGATAAAGGTTTCTGTTAATAGCGGAACGGTATATCATGCACAGGAGGCGCGGTATGGAGGAGCACTTGTTTTTTTGAAACCGGCAGCACCAGGAACTGGTGTTATCGCAGGTGGAGCGATGCGGGCAGTCCTTGAGAGCGCTGGAATTCATGATGTATTAGCAAAATCAAAAGGCTCTTCAAATCCTCACAACGTAGTAAAGGCTACGGTAAAGGCCCTCACCCAGATTAGGGATGCTTATACCATTGCCAATCTTCGCGGGGTGTCTCTCGGAACAGTATTCAACGGTTAA